Proteins encoded together in one Canis aureus isolate CA01 chromosome 21, VMU_Caureus_v.1.0, whole genome shotgun sequence window:
- the SLC35C1 gene encoding GDP-fucose transporter 1 isoform X1 codes for MNRAPLKRSRILHMALMGASDPLGEAEAIKEKPFLLRALQITLVVSLYWVTSISMVFLNKYLLDSPSLQLDTPIFVTFYQCLVTTLLCKSLSTLAAFCPGAMDFPTLRLDLRVARSVLPLSVVFIGMITFNNLCLKYVGVAFYNVGRSLTTVFNVLLSYLLLKQTTSFYALLTCGIIIGGFWLGVDQEGAEGTLSWTGTLFGVLASLCVSLNAIYTKKVLPAVDGSIWRLTFYNNVNACVLFLPLLLLLGELQTLLNFSQLGSAHFWGMMTLGGLFGFAIGYVTGLQIKFTSPLTHNVSGTAKACAQTVLAVLYYEETKSFLWWTSNMMVLGGSSAYTWVRGWEMKKIQEEPSPKEDEKSSMGV; via the exons ATGAACAGGGCTCCCCTGAAGCGGTCCAGGATCCTGCACATGGCACTGATGGGGGCTTCCGACCCCTTGGGAGAGGCAGAAGCCATCAAGGAGAAGCCCTTTTTGCTGCGGGCATTGCAGATCACACTGGTGGTGTCCCTCTACTGGGTCACCTCCATCTCCATGGTGTTCCTTAACAAGTACCTGCTGGACAGCCCCTCCCTACAGCTGGACACCCCCATCTTCGTCACCTTCTACCAGTGCCTGGTGACCACGCTGCTGTGCAAGAGCCTCAGCACACTGGCTGCCTTCTGCCCTGGTGCCATGGACTTTCCCACCCTGCGCCTGGACCTCAGGGTGGCCCGCAGTGTCCTGCCCCTGTCAGTGGTCTTCATCGGCATGATCACCTTCAATAACCTCTGCCTCAAGTATGTCGGGGTGGCCTTCTACAACGTGGGCCGCTCACTCACCACCGTCTTCAATGTACTGTTATCCTACCTGCTGCTCAAGCAGACCACCTCCTTCTATGCCTTGCTCACCTGCGGCATCATCATTG GTGGCTTCTGGCTTGGTGTGGACCAGGAGGGGGCTGAGGGTACCCTGTCTTGGACGGGCACCCTCTTTGGCGTGCTAGCCAGCCTCTGCGTCTCTCTCAACGCCATCTACACCAAGAAGGTGCTCCCAGCAGTGGATGGCAGCATCTGGCGCCTGACCTTCTACAACAATGTCAACGCCTGTGTCCtcttcctgcccctgctcctgctgctgggggAGCTTCAGACCCTCCTCAACTTTTCCCAGCTGGGCAGCGCCCACTTCTGGGGCATGATGACGCTGGGCGGGCTGTTTGGCTTTGCCATCGGCTACGTGACAGGTCTACAGATCAAGTTCACCAGCCCCCTGACCCATAATGTGTCTGGCACGGCCAAAGCCTGTGCCCAAACGGTGCTGGCTGTGCTCTACTACGAGGAGACCAAGAGCTTCCTCTGGTGGACAAGCAACATGATGGTGCTGGGGGGTTCCTCTGCCTACACCTGGGTCAGGGGCTGGGAGATGAAGAAGATTCAGGAGGAGCCCAGCCCCAAAGAGGATGAGAAGAGCAGCATGGGGGTGTGA
- the SLC35C1 gene encoding GDP-fucose transporter 1 isoform X2, whose amino-acid sequence MALMGASDPLGEAEAIKEKPFLLRALQITLVVSLYWVTSISMVFLNKYLLDSPSLQLDTPIFVTFYQCLVTTLLCKSLSTLAAFCPGAMDFPTLRLDLRVARSVLPLSVVFIGMITFNNLCLKYVGVAFYNVGRSLTTVFNVLLSYLLLKQTTSFYALLTCGIIIGGFWLGVDQEGAEGTLSWTGTLFGVLASLCVSLNAIYTKKVLPAVDGSIWRLTFYNNVNACVLFLPLLLLLGELQTLLNFSQLGSAHFWGMMTLGGLFGFAIGYVTGLQIKFTSPLTHNVSGTAKACAQTVLAVLYYEETKSFLWWTSNMMVLGGSSAYTWVRGWEMKKIQEEPSPKEDEKSSMGV is encoded by the exons ATGGCACTGATGGGGGCTTCCGACCCCTTGGGAGAGGCAGAAGCCATCAAGGAGAAGCCCTTTTTGCTGCGGGCATTGCAGATCACACTGGTGGTGTCCCTCTACTGGGTCACCTCCATCTCCATGGTGTTCCTTAACAAGTACCTGCTGGACAGCCCCTCCCTACAGCTGGACACCCCCATCTTCGTCACCTTCTACCAGTGCCTGGTGACCACGCTGCTGTGCAAGAGCCTCAGCACACTGGCTGCCTTCTGCCCTGGTGCCATGGACTTTCCCACCCTGCGCCTGGACCTCAGGGTGGCCCGCAGTGTCCTGCCCCTGTCAGTGGTCTTCATCGGCATGATCACCTTCAATAACCTCTGCCTCAAGTATGTCGGGGTGGCCTTCTACAACGTGGGCCGCTCACTCACCACCGTCTTCAATGTACTGTTATCCTACCTGCTGCTCAAGCAGACCACCTCCTTCTATGCCTTGCTCACCTGCGGCATCATCATTG GTGGCTTCTGGCTTGGTGTGGACCAGGAGGGGGCTGAGGGTACCCTGTCTTGGACGGGCACCCTCTTTGGCGTGCTAGCCAGCCTCTGCGTCTCTCTCAACGCCATCTACACCAAGAAGGTGCTCCCAGCAGTGGATGGCAGCATCTGGCGCCTGACCTTCTACAACAATGTCAACGCCTGTGTCCtcttcctgcccctgctcctgctgctgggggAGCTTCAGACCCTCCTCAACTTTTCCCAGCTGGGCAGCGCCCACTTCTGGGGCATGATGACGCTGGGCGGGCTGTTTGGCTTTGCCATCGGCTACGTGACAGGTCTACAGATCAAGTTCACCAGCCCCCTGACCCATAATGTGTCTGGCACGGCCAAAGCCTGTGCCCAAACGGTGCTGGCTGTGCTCTACTACGAGGAGACCAAGAGCTTCCTCTGGTGGACAAGCAACATGATGGTGCTGGGGGGTTCCTCTGCCTACACCTGGGTCAGGGGCTGGGAGATGAAGAAGATTCAGGAGGAGCCCAGCCCCAAAGAGGATGAGAAGAGCAGCATGGGGGTGTGA